TGTGCAATTTTTGATATCTTGTTTATCCATTCAATCTTGTCAGCCATAGTCTCAGCCTTTAAAACAACAGCACTGTGGGCTGCAAGAGAAAAGGAGTTCAGTCAAAAGAGTTGGTGCCTTAAAAGAGCATCCAAGGAAAAATCCGCCCAAGTGAAGTTTGATGACCAAGAAGAAGTCTACTACCTTTCAAAACAGTTTTATAGGGGACTTTGCTAGTTATTTTGAACACAAGGCTGGGTGCTTTAGAATCTGGTCCATTGGCCTTTTTATCCTTTGAACTCTTTGAGGGAGGTTCTTCCTCATCTTGAACCTCTTCAATATTGCATTCCTGTCCATGGGATGAAAAAATTATTGACGTGCAATGCCatattaaatgattaaaaattTTTCACTAGCATGCTGCACACAAAAATATGGAGAAGCCATCATAGGAGGGACACAGTATTCTTGGTCACTATTATAATGCAAGCAACAAATCAGAGGTTAAGTTAGTTTTACATGAACAAATAACTTTTAGCAGGTGCTGGAGACAATGTTCTATTGAGGGAAAAAGGTGCACCAGAGATCACAAATACAACAAAAACGAACAGCTCTCAGCACTAGCATTCCCTTCCCCCAAGATAAAGGATCCTAGGTGAAACCAGGTTAATAATATTCTTTGTGCCCGTTTGGCATTGCGTTTGGAGATTCAAAACtgcttttttgaataaaaatactATTTTAGATGCTGCTGAtagctattttattattttagtattcttatgactaaaatttatcaaatttaattttaaattatgttttaatactctctaattagTATATGTAAAAAAATGATTTTCTAATCAGCAGTTCCAACAACAATGCCAAATAGGCTCTTAATATCTCATCTCACTAGATGGAAGCCAAAGATTCAACCTGGCTACAAAGTCTTGATATACATCTTAAGGTATGGTAAACGTTATAtcaaaatcataattctttagagAAGTATCCTTAAATCCATATATCATAGAATTCTAGAGTAACCAACTGAAATCTGGGGTTCACAATGTCTAAAATAGTAAAATTTCAGCAAGAACCTCAGGGTTTGAATCCAATTCCAGCATCTAGCTGTTATTGAAAAAGAGAGAAGAGATTTGCACTTTCCCACATTTGAAAAATTGCAATGCTTTGACCCCATATATTAGGTGACCAATACCCAATAaaggaaaatttatttacaaatagGAGGAGAAAAGCTACATAACAGAGATTCTCCCTACAAGGTATAGAAAACAATTTCACACAGCCATTAACTAATTATCAAATTTTCTGAAAATTTGTTTCAGCACTAATTGCAGAAGAAAAACAAAATACTCTCCAAGACATCAATACAAGAGGTGATCTTCAAAACTCTAATCTGTAGAAGAGAAGTGGAAAATTGAACACGATGCCATATCACCACTTTTCTAGAACCAATGAAATCTAGGCTTTAGCCAAAATAAAGATTTTGCATTTATGCTGATAACGCAAACAAAATTTGATTCAAATTAAAGGCATTCAACAAGGGATTATTATCCCTTAAAGAAAAACAAGACTTAACAAAAAGTTGCATGCATCATGAAAGACAGCCATTTTTCTGCAATGTGGCTTACAATATGAAACGTCTTATGCTATATGTCTCCTACATTGAGAAAATGGTGTCTGTTCTTAGAATGGGGGAAAAAGATGGGAGATGTTCTCCACGGAAAGTTGCACTTCAAGACCAACCAGATTGCAATTGATATAAAGGAATATTGCAAGTTAACTTTGGAGttaatttccttttctttcctcAAAGGGAAAGGATTTGTATATTTCAGATATAAATGCAATTAACTTTCACATGGTTCAGATATAAATGCAATTAACTTTCACATGGTTACACAGTAGCTTCCAATTGTAATATGATTTAATGCACGAACGTGTGATATTTGGGTGGAGTGCACAATACTATAAAGATCATAACTGAAGAAAGGATGCACAGCAGTCCTAGGACTTATCTTGACTCATTCAATAAATGAGTTGAGGCTACACTTAAATTTAAGGTTTCTTCCACAAATGAGCTAAGCCAGAGTTTGCTAAAATTAAATTCATTTGCATCCTCACATATTACCTCTAACCTTAATCCTAAAAAATCCATAATTTTAGAAAGCTCCTATATAGCAATACTTCAAAACAGAACAAAATTTAATTTAGGGTGTGGGGGGGGTGTACGGTCTTCCCTCCAGTATAGTCACAATTTCTAACCTGCTGAACTTCTTATGCATCCTATACAGTGCCAACTTTATAAAATCTAAAGATATTGGGAAGATTCCCGAATATCCAACTGCAAAATTGAGagtaatctaaaaaaaaaaaaaagaagaagaagaagaagtgatgGTTCCCAAACCTCCAATGTGATCACACCACGAAAATGTCTCTCCTCTTGCTTTGTTGTGTAACCAAGCTGTGAAAAAAGAAATAAGCCAGTTTGAAAATCATATATTATGGAATCCATTAAGGTTGAAATCATGCAATCATGCATATGATAAGATATCATATATTATGGAATCCATTAAAATTAAGGTTGAAATCAAACGATCGTGTATATGATAAGATTAATTGCATCACTGGATTTTCAAATCCTACATTGCTTTTATTCGCTGTAAATATGCATAAAAGGCTGAAAAAACAGACTTGCTTCCAAAACCTTGTTATGTAGTAAagacaaaataatgaaaatacaaAGTTAAGAAACACTATTCTGcaacttcaatataattgtaAATCATCTAAAAGCATCCCAACGTTAAAGAGCTATAAGAATACATATATATGCATCATAAAATCAATGCTTCAtggctaaaaaaaaaaaccaaacttTTGAGTGTTTTTGCAATTTGTCCAAGTCTTTTAATTTTCGGCAATTTCGTCATGATTTCAAAACTTAGTTGCAATTTTATCCAACtagtcaaaattaaaataaaacttcaTATTTTATCAccaatttgaataaaaaaattagtgAAAATTAGCTGCAAGTCATTCCACGACATGCTATAATCAAATTATTctccattaaaatttttgataaaattttttattccaattttgattaattttaatcaattaGACAAACTTGCAAAAATTAAAAGGTTAGGATAATAAAATTGCCAAAACACGTcaaagttataaatttttttagctGTTAGGTGCAAAATAAATCTAAGCAAAATCTTCTTAACCACTGCTCAAACACCAAATGAAACTATTCCTGCTTACAACCATTATacaaaataataagaaaatgcaCAGTATAAGGGCACAGATATTGACAATAAGCATGGTGATAAAGGAGTATATTAGAGCAAAGTGTTATAAACCTTCCCAGTCTTCTCATTCAAAACAAACCATCGCTTGCTCCATCCATCTTTTTTTACACTTTTCTTTGACAAAAAACCTGCAGATGATAGGAAGTTGGGAACTATCACATATAAGGTGGGAAAGAAGTTGTAAGAAGAACTACAAACTCCTTCATCAAGAAATTGTTCATACACACAATGGAAAGTACAAGGTTGGTTCAAAGGCTCTTGGGTTTTAGTAACATACCCCAAATTCAGTAAACATTCATTGTATTGTCCATGGATTattcatcagaaacttttttccaCATGAAGATAAAATCATTCAGATTTCCTTTCCACAACTTATCTCCAGATTGGTAAATTCAGTCTGCTAACTTTGTTAGTTCTTTTTGCAAGTCAATTTCTTTACATGTCAATCACATAAGAATAGCAGCAAGCCAACTTTTTAGCCCTCGAGAGTTTTGATGGCCAAAAAGGAATCTTAGATCAGAAAACTCATCTGCCCCTATGCAATATGTTTATCCCAACTTAAAGCCTGCTCATGGCCTTAATAATTCTGTAACATGGAAACTAATTGCAAAGGTGGAGGAGAAATTAAGTTCCTCAAAGCTAAGGTGATGGACTCTCCATATTGGAACTAATCTTACaaacaattcactgaatgttCCCTATTATTCAACTTCAAAGATGCATCATACAAGTGAAGCAGTTCCAAATCTCCTGGACCTAGAAGGTCCTGGAAGTTTCAAAAGGAAATAGAAATGGCATCCAATTCAAAAGTCATCAATGCTTGAACAGCAAAATATATTGAACTATGACAGagacaaagcaaaagcataaaaaTTGTTTGGAAAGAGACTACAAGTAACCCATCAAACCTGCAGTTATTTCTCCTTCAGGACCTGCAGTCTTTAATCCAGAAGCCTCCTGCACTTCTTTTTCTGCCTGATTGGATTTCTCTTTCATGGACTTTAAATTTCCCCCTGTTTGAGGACTTGTTGCctaaaaaaagaaaatgtaaaacACAATTGAGCAGTGAATAGAACAGAAATAAAACATAACAGCAATTATGTATTCATGCTGAAAATGTTCTTCACATACACATTAGAGAAATGAAAATCCTACCCTATTCTGTATTGCTTGCTCAGCTTCATGACCTTTTTTAGAAGATCGGTTCTTAAGTTCCTCCTCTCGGCGCTGTCTTTCCATCCTAAGTAGATAAAATTGAAAAGATATCAAGTAAACTCTAAATATTCAGAAATAGCAAGGTATAAAAAATTTACCAACACACTCTGGAGATCCTCAGAGACACACCACACTAATACACAACCTACTCAAGCAcacaaaaaattatatatatatatatatatatatatatatatataaagagagagagagagagagagagagagagagagaacaccAAGACAATTTAAATGTCTAAAAAAATGCACATGACAACATTACTTTTCCGGCATTTTCCTTAATCCTTAGTGTCACAGACAACATGAACATGCTATGACAAATACATTTGCTTCCTTGTATCACTAATGCCAACAGATTTTGATCATTTACAAGAAGACTATAATGAATCACTAATATACTAGCCAAACAAGTTCAAATACCTCCTTTGCACCAAACGGATGAAATGCTGGGGAGGCACAAATGCCCGCTCCATATCCACTAGTGCAACAACCATCTTTTTTGCTTCATTCTTGAATCCCTCCAGAGCAGTAGTAGCAATAGCTACAACCTTTAAAAGATTTAATATAATTaacatcacaaaaaaaaaaatgaggacTTAGCCTATGGAAAATAATTGCAAGTTGCAATGTAGCTAGAACATTGTAAATGATTAACATcacaaaaaagaaaaatgaggacTTAAACTATGCAAATACTTGCACAAGTCTACAATATGTGAAATAAGCAAGTTATCATGCTATACCTCTCTCTTGAAAGGAGGGTATCTTCCTAGTCCAGGTGTAGCATTTGCAGAAGCGGAAACTATTTCTACCAGGACACGGTGTACCTGTTTACAGCAAGGCATGAACTCCATTAATAGCACTTATCAGAGTGGGGCAGCAATTACACTTCAGTGAGGTGAAACACTTGTACTACACGCACACACAAGATAAAGAAAACAATCCTATGCCGAATCCAGGTTAGATACCATAAAATGaagcaatgaaaaaaaaaatttttaagaaaactcCCTATCAATAATAACATGGTAATACTTTATGAGCACTAAAGATCTGGTGAAAAATAGAAGAGCTTATTATTCCACCGCTCAAATCATTCTTTTAGGACCATCACATGCCATTGACCCATGACAATAAAGGACTAGCAAACAAATCAAAAGTTTAAACCCTAAATGATTCCCCACAAaaaaaatttgagttttaaaatgaaaggattaaaaaaaaatacctcATCAACACAAAGACGCGATGGCTCTTTTGCAAGCTCGAGAACCCCCTTTATTAAAGATCTCAAACCCTTTTCTGGAGATATGAGATATGGTTGATAACCATCGGCCTCTAATACAATCTAATAGAACATGTATAGAATAAAAAGTTACAGAACATAACTCCTGAAAGCAATACAAGATAGAAAACTGGTAAAGGCAGCAGAATTACCCTCTTGACATTATTGATATCAAAATGTCGGTCCAAGGGAAGCTGCTTGATCCTATTAGGGAAATTTCCCTCAAAACTAGCAACAACTTTCCAACCAGCACCCTGCAGTAAAATATTAGTGAGCAGCTTAAGCATTTGATCATTAAACTTCAACAGGACCTCAGCAGCACTCATGCTTATCAGAGGAAATTAATTTAGTACACCACTCAGCAGTTTAAACTACTCCAAGAATAGAATATAATGAACAGTATTGATTATATAAGCAAAACACCAAACAAAAATGAGCACACCACCAGACAGTGTTTTACCACAAATAAACCGCCTTAACAAAAATAAGAGCAAGAAACCAAAGGATTCTACGACCACTTGCTTTGTAGAGAAATAGGGAATAGCCAAGGACCAAAAAAGAAACAATGACCATTGAGTAAAAGTGCCAAGCATCTTAATAGGAACAACTTTCTTTATAATAACAGCATCTGTGCATGATAAGCTTCCTGAATTAAAGTACTAACAACTTAAGCCACGGGTGGGTAGTTGCAGCTGAAAAAATTTTAAGATAGGACACTATGCTAATGATCCAACTTCTACAATTTTTTACATCAAAATGgcactatttaaaaaaaaactacGCATGTAGCTTTCATTTGACAAAAACAATAGATTAACATCAAAAGGTAGGAAAAAATATATTCATATATACCCAACATATATAATACTTTGGATCTGCACAAACCAGAGAACGCATTAGAAATGAACACACTCACCTCACCAGTTGTAATGTGTTGGAGAAATTTATCCTCAAATTCACGGCAAAGTTCCAATGCAATAGCTCTTGTGCCCTCAGCAGTTTCAACCATCTGCTCCCCAAGCCTTACTAATTCATCCTGAACTATTTGAGACTTCCCTTGTAACCTGCATAGATGCAAAAGTTTCAGGAAAAACTGAAAACCACTATAACTTAGTTAAGCCACAAATCATAATCTAGATAAAATAAAAAGTTATCagatctctctccctctccctctctctctctctctctctctctctctctctctctctctctctccaagaAAACCACCTTTTATAGTTTTCCTATGTTGCAACAACCTGTTTTttgttttaaaatataaaaaaataaatacatgTTATTTTATATAAGTTTATTTGACAAGTGAACAACGAAAACCAAAAATCAATAACAGACTGAATAACAAACGTGCCCTAAAtcgataaaaaattaaaagttaaatttaCAGTACAAAACAAAATACTGAAAATAGGACTTCTTGATATTTTATATTACTAAATTGACCTATATAACCCTTAACTACTCATAAATGAATCCTAGAAAAATAAGATATTGTAGTAGCCCTTTATCTGTTCTGGTTGAACTACATGTCTTTTTTCTTAAAACTTGCTCTATCTGTTGCAATTTCAAATGTTCTCATTTTGTaacacgaaaaaaaaaaaaaatagccatTTTGTCTTGGTTGCTAGTTCTTCATAACTTTTATTTGGTTCCAATTTGGCCTAGGTAGCTAATTCTACATAGCTATATGCGCTAATTAATCGCATGACTTCCTTCTTTTTAGGGCAGGCAGTTGGTACTAACATTACCATGCAATGTTTCATTTTTGTTTAGTCCCCCTAGCACATTCATCAAAGAGAAGATAAACCAAACAAACTTTTGAGACTGCATTTTTTAGCCATGTCCCTTAATCTTTAATGTACTTTTTGTTTTTCAATTTAAACTTCTAAGAGCGTCTTAGTTATCGTTGGTGTCTTCTGTTTCttttaagggaaaaaaaaaaaaaaaacgtacaATACGTTTGGCAAGACAAGTTGTGTTTATTTTCTAACCACTTATCTTACAACATTTCTCAAATTGAAAAACAATAAACAGGAAACCAAAAATGATGATTTCCATGTTATTGCTGCTACTTTAAAAATATGAACAGCATCTACTCTATAATCCTTTTTCTCTCACCAATCTCCACCCTATTTGATTGTTTCTCGTTAATTCCCCCTTTGTCTTCCTTCTCTTTAGGTTATTCTACATCACTGATACCTTAATCCATCATATCTAGAActccttttatttttcctttgattGCATAAAAGTTGGCTCTGTTGCCATGGATCTGGGTAATGTAAAAATCATGAATCTACAGCTAGATGACCATGGGAAACATGAAATTGATGGGTTTCTCCCTAAACTCATAAAAGTGTTGATGGCTATGATGCAGAAATAGGATATTACTAATAAGAGTGATTTTAGGTAAtagttggattttttttttttttttcctttttgagtGGCTttatttgggataaaggcttagttgagttgagttgagttgagtggcTTTAGCTTGTTGTTAAaagatgaagagaaagagaatCAAAGGTGAATCAAAAGTAATTAAGTGTTGAACTGTTGTCAATAGATAGACAATAATAAATAAGAACGGAGGATAGATAAGCTGAGTAGTGGTTTCTAAAATAAAAACTGAAAAATAGAAAATAGTTTATTGTTTTTATCAAACCAAAAACACTGCAATGTAGCTGAATGCACCCTAAGTTAATTTGAGATTTCTCTAAGCTTAGCTCCCAATAAGATAAACGTAAACTTTGTTAACTAGCATAAAAGAGAATTCTTTATAAACAATTCAATTAGTTGTTTGTTTACCTCATTGAACATATATTTACAATTAACACAACTATTCAAGCGTTAAGCATCACATGCAATacaagtaaaaaaaataaatgcgAATGACCAGCTCATTTGTGCATTTGAAGCAGAAGCAGCATTTGAAGACTCATTATCTTTCAATCATGGGCACAAAAAGTCATGCAGCAGATGGAAAACAATTACCCAGAAAGGAGGTTCGGGAGCCGAATTTTCATACGCTTGCGAATCTGATGTGCCAGAACATCCACCAAAGCTATTCTGCCTAGCTTACTTTGAGGGGCTCCAGCCAGTATCGATTTAAGACTTTCACTCTCTGCTTTCCATGCAGTTTCCAATGAGCTCTCAGATCCAGACTGTGCAGAAGCTATTGAAACTGACTGACCAATCAAAGCAACCCAGGGAATATCAGCAGTTTTTGCAGGACCCTGATTCAACAGGAGAGCCTGAACAGCTGCAAGAGCTTTCTGGTCTGAAGCAGCTTGATCTACTTTACTAATTACACCAACAGTTCTAGTACCTGCCACCAATGTAAGAATATGTCTGCTCAGTTCGCATAAAAATTATGCAGGAAAAaaggggaaaaagaaaaagagaaaagaaagaaagaaacacCAGGGAGACATAAGAATGAAGGGAAGATGTGCCACATAATAAGAGGCACATCCAATatcaatttataaatcaaacttgACCATAATTAGACCCAACAAAGATCTTAGAACAATTTAAATCAGCCAAAAtatctttttataaaaaaaaaaaggctaaggCTATATGCCATTTACCTTCTCCATCATATTCCTTGGCAACCCTAAGAGCTCGAGAAGAAGCTACTTCTGATGCTTGGGCAGCAGGAATGATAACTAACAAGATGGCATCATTGTGCTCCACATAGTCACTAACCTAAGCAAAGGCCATTTCAAAACAAATTAACATATACTGTTTCAAGTGCCATACTGAATTAAAAGTCAAACAGAATAAATGATCAAGCAAATAAAATCAGCCAAATGCTGTTTTTTCATTAGCACATAAAGAACTAGCATTGTCTACACTGACAATGAAATGCACATATACAAATCCTTAAATTAAATGAAGGCACAGAACCATTAAACAACTCTTACGGTCTTACCACAGATTCATCCATGATGCGTTGATCTAGGCCAGGTAAGTCTATCAATTTCAGAGGAGGTGCTGAGAACAAATCACAAAAAACAATTGTAAGGTGTAGTATAAAGGAAATCAATTGATCTTAAAAAATAGAAACAAAAGCATAAAATTAAAGTGAATCAGTCAACTGAACATCTCATGTCCTAACATGAACCAAAATTTTTGTGAAataaacatttcatttttcattagcaGACCATACATGTTTAGTAGAGATGGAAGTAAGTACAATGTTGTAATAGAAGTTTATAGCATCCAAAAACAGGCCAATTCACACTGCCAAACTTGAGCATGCAAATTGTAGCTATCAAAAATCATTAAGAAGTCTGTGAAACGCTGACATATGAATTTCTGACCTTTAACTATTGAAATGTGTATGAGATTATTTAATTTGACAATCTAGCATAAGCCCATATTTAAAAATACTCGAGTGACAGCCTGTGAACATCCTATAAGAAACCTTGGTCCTAACTACCAGACTTGATAAATAAAATCTTCCTATTTACTAGGGGTGATAACCTACATTATTCTAGTTGTTTATAAAAATGCATGgacatgaaaaaaaaaactttccagaaattataaaattaaaaatgatgCAGGGCATTTTTGGGTGAAGAAGCAAGTCGAACAACCATGGAAGCACGCTGGTGTGAAGAGGGAAAAACAGCAAATttctagcaagtttgggcaaaGGTAATTTTTGACACAGTGTATCCCACGTGAGGGGTGTGAGATAGCACCCAATCCCACACAGGCTGTGAGACTCTCTGGACAGCAGTGGCACCTACATTTTTGGTTAAATTCGAAGTCCAGCAGTCCTCAAGCCACTTGGTTCTTCCTATTCTATCTAGGATTACGTTTACTCCTATTTTATCTATGTTTCTCTTCTGTATTTAGGTTTATCAAAACTTCCTAACTATTAGCTTTATATTCCTATTGAGTTTAGGAGATTAAGACTCTATAAATAGCCCCATATATTCTAtgtattttcagattttaagtttTGATAtataaaattctgcagaattattTTCTCAAACACGTTGTGTGTTGTATGTGGATGTATCTTGACCTTCACGATGCGTCAAAAAAACAGCATCACATTCACATTTTATAAGTGTTTGTCCTCCCTATAGTCTTCTGCCGATCACTAGCCTCACGTTATGCCAACACAAGCAAATTATAACATCCATAGGTTATTCTCCCTCTGTCCCACAAAGATATGCTTACTTCTAATTTCACATAGATAAGCCAAATATAGTTAATATAGTTAAAGTAATAGAGTTTGTTTAGTCTTTTCTTAATATACCCTCTAGTCATATTGctccattaaaaattaaataactcaTGTTCCTAAATTATTCTTCGAACTTATAAATTTTACACTTTCAATGTATATTACATAGGGTTCTATTAACAAGTTAGTAAATAAACTACTATTCAAACAGGAAAGTGGCCTATAATTTGGGACACATAAAAAAGGAACATAAGCCTATCTTTGTGGGACAGAGAGAGTAAGCAATTGTCTTACTTCAACCATTGTAGTAAAAAGCTATGCTAATCACTTAATTATGCAGAGAAAATCTCATAGAAGAAAATTAGTATAGACCTTGGAGCTTGTAAAACAAAGTGTCCATTCTTATATATATCCTTTCAAGTGATATTCTAGTAGATACAAGTGGTTTGGCACCTATCTGGGCGGCTGAGCTGCCAATTCTAGTAAAATTCAATAAAGTAGTCACAAACTTGCAGCTATTTTGGCCTTTCTGAGCTAGAAACTTGAGATATCACTCATTTGCAGAAATGATATGGAACACTGGAAACCCTT
This is a stretch of genomic DNA from Hevea brasiliensis isolate MT/VB/25A 57/8 chromosome 12, ASM3005281v1, whole genome shotgun sequence. It encodes these proteins:
- the LOC110649492 gene encoding dynamin-2A — translated: MEAIEELGQLSESMRQAAALLADEDVDENHSSTSRRSSTFLNVVALGNVGAGKSAVLNSLIGHPVLPTGENGATRAPISIDLQNDGSLSSKSIFLQIDNKSQQVSASALRHSLQERLSKGASGNSRDEIYLRLRTSTAPPLKLIDLPGLDQRIMDESVVSDYVEHNDAILLVIIPAAQASEVASSRALRVAKEYDGEGTRTVGVISKVDQAASDQKALAAVQALLLNQGPAKTADIPWVALIGQSVSIASAQSGSESSLETAWKAESESLKSILAGAPQSKLGRIALVDVLAHQIRKRMKIRLPNLLSGLQGKSQIVQDELVRLGEQMVETAEGTRAIALELCREFEDKFLQHITTGEGAGWKVVASFEGNFPNRIKQLPLDRHFDINNVKRIVLEADGYQPYLISPEKGLRSLIKGVLELAKEPSRLCVDEVHRVLVEIVSASANATPGLGRYPPFKREVVAIATTALEGFKNEAKKMVVALVDMERAFVPPQHFIRLVQRRMERQRREEELKNRSSKKGHEAEQAIQNRATSPQTGGNLKSMKEKSNQAEKEVQEASGLKTAGPEGEITAGFLSKKSVKKDGWSKRWFVLNEKTGKLGYTTKQEERHFRGVITLEECNIEEVQDEEEPPSKSSKDKKANGPDSKAPSLVFKITSKVPYKTVLKAHSAVVLKAETMADKIEWINKISKIAQPSKGQIRNASPEGGSTLRQSLSDGSLDTMARRPADPEEELRWMSQEVRGYVEAVLNSLAANVPKAVVLCQVEKAKEDMLTQLYSSISAQSTVRIEELLQEDQNVKRRRERYQKQSSLLSKLTRQLSIHDNRAAATSNWSNGSAESSPKTNGPSGDDWRSAFDAAANGSVDYGPSRSSTRSSSNGRSRHYNDSAQNGDISTGSNSSSRRTPNRLPPAPPQSGSSGYRY